ACCTGCAGGGCGTGAGCAGTGTAGCCGTATACGGCGGCAACGACGGCAACCGCTACGATCAGGAGTTGCGCAGCCTCCGCATGGGTGCCGATGTAGTCATCGCCACCCCGGGCCGCCTCATCTCCCATATCTCTCTGGGCAATGTAGACCTCAGCAAGGTAAGCTTCTTCATTCTCGACGAGGCCGACCGCATGCTCGACATGGGTTTCTCTGAAGACATCAAGACCATCGCGTCAAAACTGCCAAAGACCTGCCAGACCATCATGTTCTCGGCAACCATGCCTGAGAAGATAGAAGAACTGGCTAAGACCCTGCTCAAGAATCCGGTAGAAATCAAACTTGCCGTCAGCAAGCCAGCCGAGAAAATCAAGCAGGAAGCATACGTATGCTACGAAACCCAGAAGATGACCATCATCAAGGACATCTTCAAGGCAGGCGACCTGAAGCGTGTCATCGTCTTCAGCGGCAGCAAATTCAAGGTGAAGCAACTCGCAGCTTCTCTCCAGCAGATTGGAGTAAACTGCGGAGCCATGCACAGCGACCTGGAACAGGCTGAGCGCGATGATGTGATGTTCAAGTTCAAGAGCGGACAGTATGATGTTCTCGTAGCTACCGATATTGTGGCGCGCGGAATCGACATCGATGATATTGAGATGGTCATCAATTACGATGTTCCTCACGATACAGAAGATTACGTTCACCGCATCGGCCGTACAGCCCGTGCCAACCGCGATGGTAGAGCCATCACCTTCGTAAGCGAAGAAGACCAGTACTGGTTCCAGCAGATAGAGAAATTCCTGGAGAAGGTGGTAGACAAGATGCCTCTCCCTGAGGGATGCGGCGAAGGTCCTGAATACATCAAGCTCAACAAGCCGAAGAAGAAAGGTGCAAACGGAAGAAACAACAGACGCGGTAACGGCAGAAACGGAGAGGGCGGAAAGAACAGCGCCAAGAACCGCCGACAGAAAGACCGCGACCAGACTTCTCACAAGCGCAAGCCAAACAAGCCAAACGAGCGTCAGGAAAAAACACCACGCAACAACGAACAGCAGCCACAGCAGGGTAACAGGCAGCAGAACGCAAAGCAGCAGCCTCAGCAAGGCAACAGGCAGCAGAACGCAAAGCAGCAGCCACAGCAGGGCAACAGGCAGCAGAACAGAAAGCCAGCCCAGCCAGGCGAGCAGCCAAAGAACAGCAACAGCCAGAAGCGCCGCAATAACAGCAATAACAGCAACCAGCAGCGCCCAGGCACCGAGAACAATGTTCGCCCAGGCAGCAACGGCCGTGGCAGAGGCGTAGCCCAGAAAAAGGGCGAAAAGCCGGCTGCACGCAAGCACACCCCTATCGTAAATCCACAGAAGCAAGAAAACGCTGTGAAGAAATTCATCAAGCGCATCTTCGGATTCAAGAAATAGGTAAATAACTGAACTTTCGCATTTCAGGAAGTTAAAGGAGTTAAGGAAGTTAAGGAGTTAAGACGTATGTCTTGCTGCTTAAAAACAACGCCAAAAAGACTGTTGTCTTAACTCCTCAGCGACCGTAGGGAGCGATAACTCCTTTAACTCCTTTAACTTCTGAGCTTGCGAAACTTGAATAAATAATCATCTTTTAAAAAAGGAAAGAGGAATGATGAAAGAGCTACATCTCACCCCGCTCATGACCATCAGCCTCACACTGACGATCGGAATCATCATAGCCAAATGGGGCTATGATGATTTCAATATGCCCTTTTGGCCCATCATCTCCATCATTTCATGCGCCCTTGGCAGCATCATCTTTTTCCTTACTGAGTCCTTAAGCAAAAAAGCCTACTTCAGCAGGAGCCACCAGTTTCTCATCTTCTCCCAATGCGTGATGATTCATTTATGCATCCTGAGCCTTGGGGCTTTTCTTACCTGTAAGCAAATAGCTGATTCCCAAACCTCTACACAACTGAAAAACTGGCAGGAACTGTCTTACCTCACACGGGCAAAAATCAATACCGAACGCTATAAAAGCAATATTGAAAGCAAACTGGTTTCCCTTCACGTAAAACAGCAAGACTATGCAGTCATCGCAGCCATGGCGCTGGGCGACAAGAGCGCACTCGACTCGAACACCCGAAACAGTTACTCCATTTCCGGAGCCAGTCACATCCTGGCAGTAAGCGGACTTCATATAGGCATTATCTTCCAGCTTTTCATCTTTCTGCTAGGCGGCAGAAAGTACTCAGTTTACACCATCATTCTGTCCCTCATCTCCATCTGGACCTACGTTTTTCTCATAGGATTGCCGGCAAGTGCAGTCCGTGCAGCCATCATGCTTTCAGCCTACAGCTTAAGTTTAGCTTTCCATCGTACCGGTCTGCCGCTCAACACCTTAGCCTCAGCTTATATATTTATGCTCCTCATCAGTCCGCTCTATCTTTTCGAGTTGAGTTTCCAGCTTTCGTTCCTGGCAGTAGCCTCCATTCTGCTGTTCTTCACACCCCTTTACACCCTCCTCCCCATCCGCAGCCGTTTCATCCGTTGGGCATGGGGACTCCTTTGCGTTTCACTGGCAGCCCAGATAGGAACCCTTCCGGTCATCGTCTACTCCTTCGGCAGAATATCGTGCTATTCCCTTCTCACCAATTACATCGCCATTCCCGCAGCAACCCTCATCCTATATCTTGGAGCAGCCTTAATCCTGTTCTCCCCACTCACGTTATGGGCGCCCATAGCACCGGTTGTCGCCCCACTCATCAGCCTTACATCAGGCGCCCTGACCAGCATCACCCAGTTTTTGAATACAGCCATAAAACTGATCAGCATGCTGCCTGGAGCAAGCATCGAAAACGTAAAAATCAGTCTGCCTCAGGTAATCGGTCTCTACGCTATCATCCTGCTTGTTTATGCCCTATGGCGCAGGATAGATAAACAGAAGTCGTCAGAATGCAAGATTCCCTGAAACAGAAATAAAGGCTTAAACCCCGAAAAACGTCTCTTATATAATAAGGTGTGCGTACACAAAAGCGCTACAAATCGTGATTAAGAATGTTAAAAAATAACTTTTTTCTACTTTTTCTGCATTTTTTCTTTCTTTTTGTTGGTGTTTTCGAGAAAAACATGTATCTTTGCAAGCAGAAATAAAGAAGTAAGAATTTAAACACAATAAAAGATTAAAGATTATGAAAGCATCAGAAGTAATCGCGAATCTCCAAAGAAGATTCCCAAACGAGCCTGAGTACATTCAGGCAGTTAGTCAGGTTCTCGGTACTATCGAGGAAGAGTACAACAAGCACCCAGAGTTTGAGAAGGCAAACCTCATCGAGCGTCTCTGCATTCCAGACCGCATCATCCAGTTCCGCGTATCTTGGGTAGATGATAAGGGCAACGTACAGACTAACATGGGTTACCGCGTACAGCACAACAACGCGATTGGCCCTTACAAGGGAGGTCTTCGCTACCATAAGTCAGTAAACTTGGGTATTTTGAAGTTCTTGGCTTTCGAGCAGACATTCAAGAACTCTCTTACAACTCTCCCAATGGGTGGTGCTAAGGGTGGTTCCGACTTCTCTCCACGTGGCAAGAGCAACAACGAGGTAATGCGTTTCTGCCAGGCTTTCATGACAGAGCTTTACCGTCACATGGGTCCAGACGAGGATGTTCCAGCTGGTGACATCGGTGTAGGTGGCCGTGAGGTAGGTTACCTCTTCGGAATGTACAAGAAGTTGACACACCAGTTCCAGGGCGTCTTGACCGGTAAGGGTCAGGAGTTCGGCGGTTCATTGATCCGTCCTGAGGCTACAGGTTACGGTAACGTATACTTCCTCTGCAACATGCTCGCTACCAAGGGTATTGACATCAAGGGCAAGACTGTTTTGGTTTCAGGTTCAGGTAATGTAGCCCAGTACACTATGGAGAAGTTGCTCCAGTTGGGTGCTAAGCCAGTTACATGTTCAGATTCAGACGGTTACATCTACGACCCAGACGGAATCGACCGCGAGAAGCTCGATTACATCATGGAGCTCAAGAACGTCGAGCGTGGCCGTATCAAGGAATATGCAGAGAAGTATGGTGTAAAATATGTTGCAGGTGCTAAGCCTTGGTTTGAGAAGGCAGACATCGCTCTCCCATCAGCTACTCAGAACGAAATCAACGAGGAGGCAGCCAAGGCTCTCATCGCCAACGGCGTAATCGCAGTAAGCGAGGGTGCTAACATGCCTTCTACTCCAGAGGCTATCAAGGTATTCCAGGATGCTAAGATTCTCTACTCTCCAGGTAAGGCAGCCAACGCAGGTGGTGTTGCAGTATCAGGTCTTGAGATGAGCCAGAACTCAGAGCGTCTGAAGTGGTCTCGTGAGGAGGTTGATGCTAAGCTCCACGACATCATGAACGATATTCACGCAAACTGCGTGAAGTATGGTACAGAGCCAGACGGTTACGTAAATTACGTAAAGGGTGCAAACGTAGCCGGCTTCCTGAAGGTAGCTAAGGCTATGATGGCTCAGGGCATTGTATAAGGCTAGAAAATTTACAATAAACACTTAAAAAATTTAAAATAATAGGAAATAGCGGGTCTGTGAAGATCCGCTATTTTTTGTTTTACTCCTTCCCCCACTCCTTTTTTACATCAAAGCAGGGGCAGGCTTTGTTGGCAAATTCATTATGACCATGAATCGTGGCTAATGGATATTCCTCCTTCAGCTGCTCGATGAGCGAGCGCATTGCCGCTTTCTGTTCTCGGGTTCTTGTATCCTTCGGCTTGCCTTTCTTTGATAAGCCGCCGATGTAGCAAATGCCTATACTGATGGAATTATGTCCCTTGCAATGGGCGCCAACCTCCTCTATCGCACGGCCTACATGAATGCTGCCGTCACGATAAATCACGAAATGATAACCTATGCAACGCATTCCGCGCTCGCGGTGCCAGCGGTCAATATCCGCTACGGTGAAGTTGCGACCTTCCTTGGTCGCACTGCAATGAATGATGATTTCCTTTATCTTACGCATAATAATGATTTTACGGATGATTTGAAAGGTGATAAATACTTAAGCGGAATCGCATCAAAGCCCCAGTCTCTGATAACGAGCGTGATGTGCTCCCTGTTCCTGATTGCTTCATCCACCTTCTCGCAAAACTCCGAGAAGTATTCCTCAGAATGAAGCACAAGTCCTGAAATGTAGGATCTGCCCAGAATGATGCTGCCATACATTAATTTATAAGGGCCATTGCCTGGAACGAAGAACGGCTTGCGGATAACAGACTTCGGAACTCTGCCGTTTTCCTTCAGAATGACAGGCATGATTCTGCTCTTCTCATCATCCCTCAGAAACTTCGGGTTGGAAACCGGCACAAGTGCCAGTCTGTAAGCATCAGCTTTCAGATAGCCCTGAGGACGCTCCAATGTTCCGCAGAAAAACTTACCGTTAATGACCATAGTGCCATCTACTCCCCATGGAGTGAAACGGCGGCGAAATATACAAATGTGCATGATAATTTACAATTAATAATGAATAATTGGTTTAAGGGTGGTCATTAAGGCTGGGTTCAGACCCGAAAACCTTAATGACCCTTAATGACCTTGACCCTTAATGACACCCTCTTTAGACTGTAGGAGAAACTTTCTGATAGCGCATGTCAGGTAATACACAGATTAACCCCTGACGTTTCCAGTTCTTTAGCATCTGTTTTACCGTCTCATGGGTGGCACTTGCTCCCTTAAGTGCAATGCTCTGCTGCTCTGCCTGTTCGAAGGTGAAGGTTACGTCCAGCCGCTCAAAGATGGAATCATTCTTACCTCTGCGACTTCTGTCGTAAGCAGACTGACTGCAATAATTCTTGGATGAGAAAGCATCTTCTATTCGGCTACGGAAGAAATAGAGCGCATTATCCAGCTGGTAGTCAGCCAGTACATCAAAGACATTCAGCATGGTTGGTGTCTGCGTCTTTACGAGCATTCCCTTCCACAAATCAGGTGACTCCTTCAGCTGTTTCTCGGCTCCATTGAAACCATGCTTCTGAATCAGCGTTTCCAGAACCTTGCAGAGCATGATGCAGGTCATCATTCTCATGGTGGTTGGACAGATACGGAAACGCTGGCGGGCTTTCACCTTGTCGTCATTTTTCATCGTTTCCAGTCTTATCTGTTCCAGCCATTCCCTACCCTTATCCTCCAGCTTGGGCAGAACCACCTCACCGGTCAGCAAAGGCAGAAGATGAGCTATCTGAATAATGCGGTCGCGCTGGCGTTCGTTCATTACATACATGTTGTCAGAAAGTGGAGTGAAGGTATTATCGGGCGTTTTTGCCACGATGATACGGCTCTGGAAACCATCCGTATAATTGCTTACCACACGATAGAGCGCATCAGGCGTTCCACACATCACCACGTTCCATAACAGTCTGTCTATATGAACATTCACTGCATCTGCACTTCTTGCTTCACGCTCATAGCATGTTCCGTCGTAAGCCTGTCTCAACATGACTGAAAAGTCGCTCATTGCCGATTTCCACTTCTGCGCTACGGTGTCAGCTTCCGGAGTAAACGAAAAGGCGTGCTTGCCTTCTGTGTTAGCCAGTCGTTCAGCCAGATTCGCCACCGTATTGTTCAGTGTCAAGCATCTTACAGGCAGTTTCGGCTCTTCCGGCTGCTCCTTCTTGTTCTTGGCTGCACGTTTCTTGGCTCGCCATTCATCCTCCTTCTGCTGATACATTTTGTCCATTTCCTTCACTTCCGAAGTCCATGCGTCAATCACGGGGTCAATACTACCCTTGCCAGATGCAAAATCTCCGGCGATGTAGGAGATGAGGTTCAGCGAGTTCATCTTGCCGTGAACGGAAACCTTCACGCCCGTGGCGAGCATTCCGATGGCAGGACAGATGGCTGTGATTACAGGCAGTGCCAGTGCCGGACCCACTGCGCTGATGGAATCCCGAATGCCTTGCGGCAACTTAGGCAGCGCATTATAATAGAACAGATCGTCCTTGGCGTTAGCCTCGTCCAGCGCATTTACCAGCGCCTCATTGTCAGCCGCCGAACCACCACCTGCATTTCCCTGCTTCATTCGTTCCTGACGGATGGCAGAGAGCACATCCTTCAGCCGCTTAGGCATTTGTGTGATTTTCTCGTTCAATGCCGAGTTGATGCAAGCCATCTTTTCCTGTTCGGGAAACCCATCGTAGCAGGGAATAATCTGAGCCAGCAGATTGCGGTCAAAACCACAGATGTGGCGCAGGTTCACAGCCAGTTCAAAGGTCAACGTATTGCGGTTGGAGCGCATCGGCTCCTGCCCATCATTATACATCTGCCACCACTTCTTAATGATTTCTCCATAAGGAATCCCGAGATAATTGTCCTGAGCAGCAGAAGTAGTTGAAGCAGAAGAAGTTGACGCAGCAGAGGCAGAAGCAGCAGAAGTAGAAATTCTCGAATCCTTAAATTCCTGACCCTTAAAAGCCCCTTGAGAAGCTTTCTGAGAATCCTTAAATTCTTGACTCTTTAAAACCCCTTGAGGATTCTTCTTGATTTCTTCCAACCAAGGCATAAAGTGCTTGTTTGCCTTGTGCGCCCCTTCCGGCAGTTCCTCCTGTCCGTATCTTTCACGCTCTTCCAGGACCTTCCCTTCAGCTGCCACGGCAGCCTCATCATATTCATCCTTGAAAAGCCGTGGCGAAAGGAAGAGCAAATCTTCGTCATCCGATGTGGTCGTGAAATAAACCCGATTAATGTCGTGAGCTGAAGTATCCATTTCGCATTTCAGCATCGTAGCAATCCTCACCTGATTCTCCAGAACCGTCTTGCCCTTTTCGCGCTCAAACACCGCATGTCCGCCCTGTCGTGCGCTGCGCTCCAGCATCAGCAGTCCGTACTTGTCCGGTTCCTTCAGCAGTAGCTTGGCAGCCTTGGCAAAAGCCTCCGGCTCATCCATATCAAATCCGAAAGCACCGCTTGGCAGTTTCATTCCCTTCACCACGCCTTGCGGATAATGCCCGGAATAATTAAACTGCACCAGTCTCCGTTTCGCAGCATCGTTTCCGGCACGAGCCAGGCGAAGATTCGCCTTCTGCTCGTTGCTTCCACGCAGCTGCTTATACTCCTCTTCCGAGGTGATGGAGCGGGCAACCTTGTGCCCATTCTCCACCTTAATTAAATAACAACTCATCTATCTGTTTCTACTTATCGTTTTAAGTTGAATACAAAATCCTAATGTTTCAGTTGGTAATCCACTACCGCCTCAGCCCCTTCTTCAGCCTCAACAGCCAGCGTTCGGGCGATGTTGATTCCCTCATGGCAGAACACCTTCAAGGTAAGCTGAACAGCACCGTCCTTGGTCTTGCTCACACGACCATGCGCCAGTTTCTTAATCAGTTCCGACTGAGTTCTGAGGCGGTGCTGAACCACGAAATCAAACGTTCCGTCAGGCATTTGCTGAGCCACGCCCATCGAACGGAATCGAGGAACCTTATTCACCCCCGATTCCTGAGGACTGAAGAGGAAATACTGCTTAGCATCATAGTAAGCCATTCCACCCAACTGCACATGCTGGCAGTCATTATTATTCACCTGCTGGTTCTGAACATTGTTCTGAACCTTATTATTTTTCTTTGCACTCATAAAATCTTAAATTAAAATTGAAGATGAACGAAAGAAGTGTCGTAAGTTTCAGTTTGCGCAAATTATCCCGGGACAATTCTCACGCCACCTATTTCAATTCAAGATTAATTACTTGCCAAGTTTCTCAATGTCTGTAACGAGGATGTCTTGGTAAACCTGACCATTGTGCTCATGGGTAGTGAACCGGAGCGTAACAGCCACCAGCTCGCCCGGAGCATACTTACATTGCGCCATATTGCCGAGCATTGCCGCAGCGTACTGGTTCTCATACTTGCCGCCCATCTCCTGGAGAACGATGTTGCATTTCATCATCTGTCCGTTCTCACTTTTCTGACTCTGCACAGCGAAGGTCTCGCCCTGCTGCACCACTCTCATAATCTGAGTATACATATTATATAATGTACGAAGAGGTTTTCAAGAGCACCAAACCATTTCAGCGTTGTCTTGTTTCTTCGACGCTGCAAAAGTACTGCGAAAACAAAGGCAAAACAATCCCTTTCCCACAGCTTCCCCGAAAAACCCACGATTTTGGGAAAAATCGGGCATTTCTTGGGAAAAATAAAAAGCCTACACGCTCAGCAGGGGAAAACAAGAAAAAATCGCAAAATATTAACAAAAAGGCAAGAAAATACCCTCATTTTCCTGCAAGCCTTCCCCCACACTTTTCCCGAAAAACTGCTGTTTTTGGGAAAAATCAGGGGTTTCTTGGGAAAAATCGGAGCGTTATCGGGAAAAATGCTTAATGAAATCAAGATTACCTCAGAGAGAGAAAAAAAGAACTCAACTTATTGCATAAAAACATAAAAAATGCGTTGAAAATGCTTTATACGTTCTAAGAATGTTTTTATAATAATAGAAAGAAAACAAGGGATAACTATTTGATTACCAAGCGAAAAAACTTTTCATTTAGATTATTTCCTATCGCCTATGAGATTACATTTTTGTTTTTAGGCGTTTTTATTCCATTACAAAACTTTAGTAAACGGGTGAAGCACGCTCCGAAAAAATGAAGCAAGCTCACCCCCACACGCCCTGAAGGGGCAGAAGCTCCTAGCCCAGGGCACTCGCCCTGGGTAAACCAGCAATCAACCTTGCGCCCTGTAAGGGCAAAAGCTTTAAAAATCATCTTTCATTCTACATTTTAACACTCCAAATGTTTCTATTTCGTAAAAAATGCTTATTTTTGCATTCAATAAATGAATAGTAATGCCGATAGAATACGACAACGTATAATTTTCGCATTAACAATAACATAAACAACAACTTTAAACTAAATATATTATGACAGAAGAAGAGAAGAAAGAGTTCGAGGAATTCCTTCAGTGGAAAGCCGAGAAGAAGAAAAAGGAGGAAGAAGAGAAACGAGAGCAAGAAAAGCTTGACAAACTAGCAGAACAGGCTAAGCAAGAACGCTTGGTTGCAGCACAAGCAAAAGCTAAACAACAAGCTACTAATCCTTCTACTCCCAACAAATGGACAAATGAAAAAAGTGAATCTGATAAGTTTATACAGAAAGTTATAGTTTTTGTATGTATTGTCATGATTGCTGGTTTTGTGATAATTCTAGCCAGAATACAAAATGATCCTAACCATTCTCCTGCAACAGTAGCAAAAGAGAACATCCATAAGAAAGATTCTCTTGATGCGATTCAAGCGGCAGAAGATCAAAAAGAAGCTCTTCGTTTAGATAGTATCAGAAAGGCCAACAGAATAGACAAAGTTAAGCATTCAATTAAAATCATAAAGGCTTATTTGTCTTCTCCTAATAGTGCCGGTGGTGTAGATGCTCATTTGGTATGGAAGAATGTCTCGAAGAAAACCATAAAATACTTAAACTGGAGTGGTTATCCAATAAACGCCGTGGGTGATCCTGTTTCATGCGAAATACGTGGAATATCAGAAAGCGGCGGTAAAGTCACAGGTCCTATTAAACCAGGAACCACATATGGCTACGGCAAGTACTGGGAATGTGTATGGTATAATTATTCTGCTAAGAAGTTAATCCTTACAGGAATTGACATCGAATACATGGATGGTAGTACTATGCATATAAACCAGAATGAATTGAAATACATACGTTAATTATTAACATTAATAAAGTCCATCAATATTATAATATAAAAAGTGAGATTATGAAGAAATCCTTTAGAATCCTATTGTTGGCGATGATGCTATGTCTCGCTCATACTGCCCAAGCACAAATTGTGTTCTCCACCTTCAAGTTAAAGCCTACGCTACTCTATAATGTCAAGTCATTGCACTTAGGTTTTACCTGTAAGGGCGAGAAACAAGTGAAGTATGTTAAGATAGAATGGTGTGCTGTTAACGAGGTTGGCGATGTATCGACAGGCATGAGCCCCAACCTCTTGCTGCGCAAGGTTTCGGGTACGGGTCCATTTTCTCCTGGCAAGAAGTATAAACGTGAGGCAGCTACTGCTTATATCGGCGTAGAGAAGGTTCACGCAATGCCTGTAAGCATCTGCATTGAGTATTTGGATGGCACCGACTGGGAAAAAGACATCGATAAGGACAATTATCAAGAGTTCTTTCCACAGTTGAAATGGATTAACTTCACTGTGCCAGGAGAGTAAGAAAAGATACTTGTAATTACAAATATAATGATGGCAGAATAATAATCCTGCCATCATTTAAATTTTCCCTTCAATAGAGGTAAAAAGAAAATAGCCAAGCCTATAAACAATATTCCAAGAAAAGCAATTAGAACTGAAACGACAATCAGAATAGTTAATGCCAACAAAGTATTTTTAGAGAATACTTCCTTCTTAAAAAGCCCCCATGTTGTTAACTCATCTTTTTCTTTTGCCCTTTTGAGACAATCCACAAAAGTAACAATCAACCATGTTATTATAGCCAATACAATCCCCGTGACCAAACTACTTGTAAAGACGGTTTCCATAGGCAACTTTTCATGAATGCTTTCATAGCCTTCATGCACAGCTTCTTCGTAACTACCTATCCCAATGCAGGAAATAAAGAATACTGTAGTACCGACTGCTGAAGAAATTTCAAATTTTCTATCGTCATCCATATTAAATAGCTAAACCTAACTTACTAAAGATTAAACCACGTGAGTATATTTATGATATAGTATTCTAAAAATTAAAAATCGTCGTTTTCCAGTTCTTTGGCAGTTAACCAAATTCCAGCGGCGATTTTACCCACATCAGTCGAATATACTAGTATTGCATTTTCATCTTTTGACCACATAAAAAAGTTTTTCAACTCTAGGCTTTTTCTTCCATTATACTGTCTTGTACCATTAAATATAAAAGATTCTTGCCAATTTGCCATAGCATCTTCAGTTTTTATTCTAAATCGACCATCTTTGATATTGATAGTAACCATATAATCAATAGTACCAGTCATATCAATTGTGGTCTTTTGACGATAATTCTTCTTAGAAGAGAGATATGTTGAATTCCTAAATTTTATTGTACCATATTCCTTATCATCATACTGTAATTTCTGTTGGAAACCAGGAATATGAGAAGCAAGCCATTCTTTTGCAGAACGGTATAATACATCTTTTGATTGTGGATATGATAATACCATTGTGAGATTATAGTTAGTAGTATCACATTCAGCTTTCTCGACTTTAGCCTGAGCTTGGCAGAAAGTTGCCACAAAAAGACAAAGGAACAATATTGCAAAATATTTCTTCATGTTCATTTTATCTAAATAATTATTCAATTATATAACTAAAATTTTCTATTATAATCAACATCTACCCATTTAACACATGGAAAATATTTTTTAATATTATCTTTTGTAATTTGGATAGTATCACTACCTCCGCCCATGTAATCGATGACTATCTTGGAAGGAAATGGAGATGGCTTTTTACCAACAAAAAAATAAGGATCAAAATGTTTTGTATAACTATTCTTTGGTTCAAAAGGGCCAGTACAATATATATGAAAATATTTGTGACCATCCTCATCAACAATAGCATCTCCTACACTATTAAGAGGAGAGTAAAATACATTTAAATACTTTATATTTCTTTCACCAGTTACCTTAAACTTCGCTTCCAACTGGAGATGGCTAAAGTCCATAATATTTGCAACGTAATACTTAAATCTAGAGAATTGTACCTGCGCACTCATACTCATACTCATTGCGACTGTCATAATCGCTAAAATAACACGTTTCTTCATAATCACATCATTATATGTTATAGAATATATTAATAATCCTAACCGATTGTAGCTCCAGCAGCAGTTAATAA
This Segatella copri DSM 18205 DNA region includes the following protein-coding sequences:
- a CDS encoding N-acetylmuramoyl-L-alanine amidase; translation: MRKIKEIIIHCSATKEGRNFTVADIDRWHRERGMRCIGYHFVIYRDGSIHVGRAIEEVGAHCKGHNSISIGICYIGGLSKKGKPKDTRTREQKAAMRSLIEQLKEEYPLATIHGHNEFANKACPCFDVKKEWGKE
- a CDS encoding DEAD/DEAH box helicase is translated as MYFDELDLNDNVLDALYDMRFDTCTPVQEKCIPEILEGHDVLGVAQTGTGKTAAYLLPVLSKLDDGGYPKDAINCVIMSPTRELAQQIDQAMQGFGYYLQGVSSVAVYGGNDGNRYDQELRSLRMGADVVIATPGRLISHISLGNVDLSKVSFFILDEADRMLDMGFSEDIKTIASKLPKTCQTIMFSATMPEKIEELAKTLLKNPVEIKLAVSKPAEKIKQEAYVCYETQKMTIIKDIFKAGDLKRVIVFSGSKFKVKQLAASLQQIGVNCGAMHSDLEQAERDDVMFKFKSGQYDVLVATDIVARGIDIDDIEMVINYDVPHDTEDYVHRIGRTARANRDGRAITFVSEEDQYWFQQIEKFLEKVVDKMPLPEGCGEGPEYIKLNKPKKKGANGRNNRRGNGRNGEGGKNSAKNRRQKDRDQTSHKRKPNKPNERQEKTPRNNEQQPQQGNRQQNAKQQPQQGNRQQNAKQQPQQGNRQQNRKPAQPGEQPKNSNSQKRRNNSNNSNQQRPGTENNVRPGSNGRGRGVAQKKGEKPAARKHTPIVNPQKQENAVKKFIKRIFGFKK
- a CDS encoding DUF4468 domain-containing protein, coding for MKKYFAILFLCLFVATFCQAQAKVEKAECDTTNYNLTMVLSYPQSKDVLYRSAKEWLASHIPGFQQKLQYDDKEYGTIKFRNSTYLSSKKNYRQKTTIDMTGTIDYMVTINIKDGRFRIKTEDAMANWQESFIFNGTRQYNGRKSLELKNFFMWSKDENAILVYSTDVGKIAAGIWLTAKELENDDF
- a CDS encoding ComEC/Rec2 family competence protein produces the protein MMKELHLTPLMTISLTLTIGIIIAKWGYDDFNMPFWPIISIISCALGSIIFFLTESLSKKAYFSRSHQFLIFSQCVMIHLCILSLGAFLTCKQIADSQTSTQLKNWQELSYLTRAKINTERYKSNIESKLVSLHVKQQDYAVIAAMALGDKSALDSNTRNSYSISGASHILAVSGLHIGIIFQLFIFLLGGRKYSVYTIILSLISIWTYVFLIGLPASAVRAAIMLSAYSLSLAFHRTGLPLNTLASAYIFMLLISPLYLFELSFQLSFLAVASILLFFTPLYTLLPIRSRFIRWAWGLLCVSLAAQIGTLPVIVYSFGRISCYSLLTNYIAIPAATLILYLGAALILFSPLTLWAPIAPVVAPLISLTSGALTSITQFLNTAIKLISMLPGASIENVKISLPQVIGLYAIILLVYALWRRIDKQKSSECKIP
- a CDS encoding DUF3127 domain-containing protein: MYTQIMRVVQQGETFAVQSQKSENGQMMKCNIVLQEMGGKYENQYAAAMLGNMAQCKYAPGELVAVTLRFTTHEHNGQVYQDILVTDIEKLGK
- a CDS encoding DUF3987 domain-containing protein, giving the protein MSCYLIKVENGHKVARSITSEEEYKQLRGSNEQKANLRLARAGNDAAKRRLVQFNYSGHYPQGVVKGMKLPSGAFGFDMDEPEAFAKAAKLLLKEPDKYGLLMLERSARQGGHAVFEREKGKTVLENQVRIATMLKCEMDTSAHDINRVYFTTTSDDEDLLFLSPRLFKDEYDEAAVAAEGKVLEERERYGQEELPEGAHKANKHFMPWLEEIKKNPQGVLKSQEFKDSQKASQGAFKGQEFKDSRISTSAASASAASTSSASTTSAAQDNYLGIPYGEIIKKWWQMYNDGQEPMRSNRNTLTFELAVNLRHICGFDRNLLAQIIPCYDGFPEQEKMACINSALNEKITQMPKRLKDVLSAIRQERMKQGNAGGGSAADNEALVNALDEANAKDDLFYYNALPKLPQGIRDSISAVGPALALPVITAICPAIGMLATGVKVSVHGKMNSLNLISYIAGDFASGKGSIDPVIDAWTSEVKEMDKMYQQKEDEWRAKKRAAKNKKEQPEEPKLPVRCLTLNNTVANLAERLANTEGKHAFSFTPEADTVAQKWKSAMSDFSVMLRQAYDGTCYEREARSADAVNVHIDRLLWNVVMCGTPDALYRVVSNYTDGFQSRIIVAKTPDNTFTPLSDNMYVMNERQRDRIIQIAHLLPLLTGEVVLPKLEDKGREWLEQIRLETMKNDDKVKARQRFRICPTTMRMMTCIMLCKVLETLIQKHGFNGAEKQLKESPDLWKGMLVKTQTPTMLNVFDVLADYQLDNALYFFRSRIEDAFSSKNYCSQSAYDRSRRGKNDSIFERLDVTFTFEQAEQQSIALKGASATHETVKQMLKNWKRQGLICVLPDMRYQKVSPTV
- a CDS encoding NADP-specific glutamate dehydrogenase; this translates as MKASEVIANLQRRFPNEPEYIQAVSQVLGTIEEEYNKHPEFEKANLIERLCIPDRIIQFRVSWVDDKGNVQTNMGYRVQHNNAIGPYKGGLRYHKSVNLGILKFLAFEQTFKNSLTTLPMGGAKGGSDFSPRGKSNNEVMRFCQAFMTELYRHMGPDEDVPAGDIGVGGREVGYLFGMYKKLTHQFQGVLTGKGQEFGGSLIRPEATGYGNVYFLCNMLATKGIDIKGKTVLVSGSGNVAQYTMEKLLQLGAKPVTCSDSDGYIYDPDGIDREKLDYIMELKNVERGRIKEYAEKYGVKYVAGAKPWFEKADIALPSATQNEINEEAAKALIANGVIAVSEGANMPSTPEAIKVFQDAKILYSPGKAANAGGVAVSGLEMSQNSERLKWSREEVDAKLHDIMNDIHANCVKYGTEPDGYVNYVKGANVAGFLKVAKAMMAQGIV